The following coding sequences are from one Penaeus monodon isolate SGIC_2016 chromosome 21, NSTDA_Pmon_1, whole genome shotgun sequence window:
- the LOC119586672 gene encoding proline-rich protein 2-like, with amino-acid sequence MSRQQDPPPHTPPPQSPAKRRQSTSTPLHRQPIHFHAPPPPANPLPCPSSASQSTSTPLHRQPIHFHASPPPASPLPRLSTASQSTSTPLHRQPIHFHASPPPAKPLPRLSTASQSTSTPLHRQPVHFHAPPPPANPLPRLSTAANPLPRLSTASQSTSTPLHRQPVYFHASPPPASPLPRPSTDSQSTSTPLHRQPVHFHAPPPTVSPLPRPSTASQSTSTPLHRQPVHFHAPPPPASPLPRPSTASQSTSTPLHRQPVHFHAPPPPANPLPRPSTASQSTSTPLHRQPVHFHAPPLPANPLPRLSTASQSTSTPLHRQPVHFHAPPPPANPLPRLSTASQSTSTPLHRQPVHFHAPPPPANPLPRLSTASQSTSTPLHRQPIHFHASPPPASPLPRPSTASQSTSTPLHRQQVHFHASPPPANPLPRLSTASQSTSTPLHRQPVHFHAPPPPASPLPRLSTVSQSTSTPLHRQPIHFHAPPPPASPLPRPSTASQSTSTPLHRQPVHFHAPPFHKPLRTKAGCRL; translated from the coding sequence caggacccccccccccacacaccccctccTCAATCGCCAGCCAAGCGTCGTCAGTCCACTTCCACGCCCCTCCACCGTCAGCCAATCCACTTCCATGCCCCTCCACCGCCAGCCAATCCACTTCCATGCCCCTCCTCCGCCAGCCAATCCACTTCCACGCCTCTCCACCGCCAGCCAATCCACTTCCACGCCTCTCCACCGCCAGCCAGTCCACTTCCACGCCTCTCCACCGCCAGCCAGTCCACTTCCACGCCTCTCCACCGCCAGCCAATCCACTTCCACGCCTCTCCACCGCCAGCAAAACCACTTCCACGCCTCTCCACCGCCAGCCAGTCCACTTCCACGCCCCTCCACCGCCAGCCAGTCCACTTCCACGCCCCTCCACCGCCAGCCAATCCACTTCCACGCCTCTCCACCGCAGCCAATCCACTTCCACGCCTCTCCACCGCCAGCCAGTCCACTTCCACGCCCCTCCACCGCCAGCCAGTCTACTTCCACGCCTCTCCACCGCCAGCTAGTCCACTTCCACGCCCCTCCACCGACAGCCAGTCCACTTCCACGCCCCTCCACCGCCAGCCAGTCCACTTCCACGCCCCTCCACCGACAGTCAGTCCACTTCCACGCCCCTCCACCGCCAGCCAGTCCACTTCCACGCCTCTCCACCGTCAGCCAGTCCACTTCCACGCCCCTCCACCGCCAGCCAGTCCACTTCCACGCCCCTCCACCGCCAGCCAGTCCACTTCCACGCCCCTCCACCGTCAGCCAGTCCACTTCCACGCCCCTCCACCGCCAGCCAATCCACTTCCACGCCCCTCCACCGCCAGCCAGTCCACTTCCACGCCCCTCCACCGCCAGCCAGTCCACTTCCACGCCCCTCCACTGCCAGCCAATCCACTTCCACGCCTCTCCACCGCCAGCCAATCCACTTCCACGCCCCTCCACCGCCAGCCAGTCCACTTCCACGCCCCTCCACCGCCAGCCAATCCACTCCCACGCCTCTCCACCGCCAGCCAGTCCACTTCCACGCCCCTCCACCGCCAGCCAGTCCACTTCCACGCCCCTCCACCGCCAGCCAATCCACTTCCACGCCTCTCCACCGCCAGCCAGTCCACTTCCACGCCCCTCCACCGCCAGCCAATCCACTTCCACGCCTCTCCACCGCCAGCCAGTCCACTTCCACGCCCCTCCACCGCCAGCCAGTCCACTTCCACGCCCCTCCACCGCCAGCAGGTCCACTTCCACGCCTCTCCACCGCCAGCCAATCCACTTCCACGCCTCTCCACCGCCAGCCAGTCCACTTCCACGCCCCTCCACCGCCAGCCAGTCCACTTCCACGCCCCTCCACCGCCAGCCAGTCCACTTCCACGCCTCTCCACCGTCAGCCAGTCCACTTCCACGCCCCTCCACCGCCAGCCAATCCACTTCCACGCCCCTCCACCGCCAGCCAGTCCACTTCCACGCCCCTCCACTGCCAGCCAATCCACTTCCACGCCTCTCCACCGTCAGCCAGTCCACTTCCACGCCCCTCCATTCCACAAGCCTCTCCGGACCAAGGCTGGCTGCCGCCTCTGA